In a single window of the Cervus elaphus chromosome 1, mCerEla1.1, whole genome shotgun sequence genome:
- the LOC122692053 gene encoding olfactory receptor 10A3-like, translating into MKRENESSVFDFILLGFSNFPQLQAQLFGVFLVDYLVTLLGNAIIIVVISVEQSLHVPMYLFLLNLSVVEVGFSAVIMPEMLVVLSSEKTRITFSGCFAQMYFILLFGGTECFLLGAMAYDRFAAICHPLSYPVTMNKRVFLKLVMFSWISWIMVATAQTSWVFSFPFCGPSEINHLFCETPPVLELACASTFLFEIYAFTGTILIIMVPFVLILLSYIRILFAILKMPSTTGRQKAFSTCASHLTSVTLFYGTASMTYLQPKSGYSPETKKLMSLAYTLLTPLLNPLIYSLRNSEMKRALMKLWRRKMDLHTF; encoded by the coding sequence atgaaaagggaaaatgaaagctCGGTGTTTGACTTCATCCTCTTGGGCTTTTCTAATTTTCCTCAACTCCAAGCGCAGCTTTTTGGAGTGTTCTTGGTTGATTATCTGGTGACTCTGCTGGGAAATGCCATCATTATAGTCGTCATATCTGTGGAACAGAGCCTCCACGTTCCCATGTATCTGTTTCTCCTGAACCTGTCTGTGGTGGAAGTGGGTTTCAGTGCAGTCATCATGCCTGAAATGCTGGTGGTCCTCTCCAGTGAAAAAACTAGGATCACTTTTTCAGGTTGTTTTGCACAGatgtatttcattcttctttttggGGGGACCGAATGCTTTCTTCTGGGAGCAATGGCTTATGACCGATTTGCTGCAATCTGCCATCCTCTGAGCTACCCAGTGACTATGAACAAAAGGGTTTTCTTGAAATTAGTAATGTTCTCATGGATCTCATGGATCATGGTGGCTACTGCGCAGACCTCATGGGTTTTTAGTTTTCCCTTTTGTGGCCCCAGTGAAATTAATCATCTCTTCTGTGAGACTCCCCCAGTGTTAGAGCTTGCGTGTGCAAGCACCTTTTTGTTTGAGATCTATGCATTCACTGGCACCATTTTAATTATCATGGTTCCTTTCGTGTTGATACTCTTGTCTTACATTCGAATTCTCTTTGCCATCCTGAAGATGCCATCAACCACTGGGAGGCAAAAGGCCTTTTCCACCTGTGCCTCCCATCTCACATCTGTTACCCTCTTCTATGGCACAGCCAGTATGACTTACTTACAACCGAAATCTGGCTACTCCCCAGAAACCAAGAAGCTGATGTCCTTGGCTTACACGTTGCTCACACCTCTGCTGAATCCACTGATCTATAGCTTGCGAAACAGTGAGATGAAAAGAGCTTTGATGAAattatggagaagaaaaatggaCTTACATACATTCTGA
- the LOC122692115 gene encoding olfactory receptor 10A3, whose protein sequence is MKRQNQSSVFDFILLGFSNFPELQRQLFWVFLVDYLVTLLGNAIIIVAISLEHSLHIPMYLFLLNLSVVEVGFSAVIMPEMLVVLSSENTRITFSGCFAQMYFILLFGGTECFLLGAMAYDRFAAICHPLSYPVTMNKRVFTKLVIFSWVSGIMVATVQTSWVFSFPFCGPNEINHLFCETPPVLELACADTFLFEIYAFTGTILIVIVPFLLILLSYVRILFAILRMPSTTGRQKAFSTCASHLTSVTLFYGTANMTYLQPKSGYSPETKKLMSLAYTLLTPLLNPLIYSLRNSEMKRVLLKVWRKKVDLHTF, encoded by the coding sequence ATGAAAAGGCAGAACCAAAGCTCTGTGTTTGACTTCATCCTCTTGGgcttttctaattttcctgaacTACAGAGGCAGCTCTTTTGGGTGTTCTTGGTTGATTATCTGGTGACTCTGCTGGGAAATGCCATTATTATAGTCGCCATCTCCCTAGAACACAGCCTCCACATTCCCATGTACTTGTTTCTCCTGAACCTGTCTGTGGTGGAAGTGGGTTTCAGTGCAGTCATCATGCCTGAAATGCTGGTAGTCCTCTCCAGTGAAAACACTAGGATCACTTTTTCAGGTTGTTTTGCACAGatgtatttcattcttctttttggtGGGACTGAATGCTTTCTTCTGGGAGCAATGGCTTATGACCGATTTGCTGCAATCTGCCATCCTCTGAGCTATCCAGTGACTATGAACAAAAGGGTTTTCACGAAATTAGTTATATTCTCATGGGTCTCAGGGATCATGGTGGCTACTGTGCAGACATCGTGggtttttagttttcctttttgtggCCCCAATGAAATTAATCATCTCTTCTGTGAGACTCCCCCAGTGTTAGAGCTTGCATGTGCAGATACCTTTTTGTTTGAGATCTATGCATTCACTGGCACTATTTTGATTGTTATTGTTCCATTCTTGTTGATACTCTTGTCTTATGTTCGAATTCTCTTTGCCATCCTGAGGATGCCATCAACCACTGGGAGGCAAAAGGCCTTTTCCACCTGTGCCTCCCATCTCACATCTGTTACCCTCTTCTATGGCACAGCCAATATGACTTACTTACAACCCAAATCCGGCTACTCCCCAGAAACCAAGAAGCTGATGTCCTTGGCTTACACGTTGCTCACACCTCTGCTAAATCCACTGATCTATAGCTTGCGAAACAGTGAGATGAAAAGAGTTTTGTTGAAAGTATGGCGAAAAAAAGTGGATTTACATACATTCTGA
- the LOC122692169 gene encoding olfactory receptor 10A3-like gives MKRQNQSSVVEFILLGFSNFSKLQEQVFGVFLVVYLVTLMGNAIIIVIISLEQSLHIPLYLFLRNLSVVDMGISAVIMPVMLVILSTEKMKISTVGCFAQMYFILLFGVTECFLLGAMAFDRFAAICHPLSYPMIVNKMVFVKLVTFSWVSGITVATVQTTWVFSFPFCGPNEINHLFCETPPVLELACADTFLFEIYAFTGTILTVIVPFLLILLSYVRILFAILKMPSTTGRQKAFSTCASHLTSVTLFYGTASMTYLQPKSGYSPETKKLMSLAYTLFTPLLNPLIYSLRNSEMKRALIKIWQRKVDLHTF, from the coding sequence ATGAAAAGACAAAACCAAAGCTCTGTGGTTGAATTCATCCTCTTGGGATTTTCTAACTTTTCCAAACTCCAAGAGCAGGTCTTTGGGGTTTTCTTGGTGGTTTACCTGGTGACTCTGATGGGAAATGCCATCATCATAGTCATCATCTCCCTGGAACAGAGCCTGCATATCCCCTTGTATCTGTTTCTCCGAAACTTGTCTGTGGTGGATATGGGTATCAGTGCCGTCATTATGCCTGTTATGCTGGTGATCCTTTCCACTGAGAAGATGAAGATTTCTACAGTGGGCTGTTTTGCACAAATgtacttcattcttctttttggTGTGACTGAATGTTTTCTTCTGGGGGCAATGGCTTTTGACCGATTTGCTGCAATCTGCCATCCTCTGAGCTACCCAATGATTGTGAACAAAATGGTTTTCGTGAAATTAGTTACATTCTCATGGGTCTCAGGGATCACAGTGGCTACTGTGCAGACCACATGGGTGTTTAGTTTCCCCTTTTGTGGCCCCAATGAAATTAATCATCTCTTCTGTGAGACTCCCCCAGTGCTAGAGCTGGCATGTGCAGACACTTTTTTGTTTGAGATCTACGCATTCACTGGCACCATTCTGACAGTTATTGTTCCATTCTTGTTGATACTCTTGTCTTATGTTCGAATTCTCTTTGCCATTCTAAAGATGCCATCAACCACTGGGAGGCAAAAAGCCTTTTCCACCTGTGCCTCCCATCTCACATCTGTTACCCTCTTCTATGGCACAGCCAGTATGACTTACTTACAACCCAAATCTGGCTATTCCCCAGAAACCAAGAAGCTGATGTCCTTGGCTTACACGTTGTTTACACCTCTGCTGAATCCACTGATCTACAGCTTGCGAAACAGTGAGATGAAAAGAGCTTTGATAAAAATATGGCAAAGAAAAGTGGATTTACATACATTCTGA
- the LOC122692233 gene encoding olfactory receptor 10A3-like, which yields MKMENQSSVVEFILLGFSNFSKLQEQVFGVFLVVYLVTLMGNAIIIVIISLEQSLHVPLYLFLQNLSVVDMGISAVIMPVMLVILSTEKMKISTVGCLVQMYFILTLGVTECFLLGAMAFDRFAAICHPLSYPMIVNKVVFVKLVTFSWVSGITVATVQTTWVFSFPFCGPNEINHLFCETPAVLELACADTFLFEIYAFTGTILTVIVPFSLILLSYVRILFAILKMPSTTGRQKAFSTCTSHLTSVTLFYGTASMTYLQPKSGYSPETKKLTSLAYSLLTPLLNPLIYSMRNSEMKRALIKIWQRKLDLHTF from the coding sequence atgaaaatggaaaaccaaaGCTCTGTGGTTGAATTCATCCTCTTGGGCTTTTCTAACTTTTCCAAACTCCAAGAGCAGGTCTTTGGGGTTTTCTTGGTGGTTTACCTGGTGACTCTGATGGGAAATGCCATCATCATAGTCATCATCTCCCTGGAACAGAGCCTGCATGTCCCCTTGTACCTGTTCCTCCAGAACTTGTCTGTGGTGGATATGGGTATCAGTGCCGTCATTATGCCTGTTATGCTGGTGATCCTTTCCACTGAGAAGATGAAGATTTCTACAGTGGGCTGCCTTGTACAAATGTATTTCATACTCACTCTTGGTGTGACTGAATGTTTTCTTCTGGGGGCAATGGCTTTTGACCGATTTGCTGCAATCTGCCATCCTCTGAGCTACCCAATGATTGTGAACAAAGTGGTTTTTGTGAAATTAGTTACATTCTCATGGGTCTCAGGGATCACAGTGGCTACTGTGCAGACCACATGGGTGTTTAGTTTCCCCTTTTGTGGCCCCAATGAAATTAATCATCTCTTCTGTGAAACTCCCGCAGTGCTAGAGCTGGCATGTGCAGACACCTTTTTGTTTGAGATCTACGCATTCACTGGCACCATTCTGACAGTTATTGTTCCATTCTCACTGATACTCTTGTCTTATGTTCGAATTCTCTTTGCCATCCTGAAGATGCCATCAACCACTGGGAGGCAAAAGGCCTTTTCCACCTGTACCTCCCATCTCACATCTGTTACCCTTTTCTATGGCACAGCCAGTATGACTTACTTACAACCCAAATCTGGCTACTCCCCAGAAACCAAGAAGCTGACATCATTGGCTTACTCTCTTCTTACACCTCTGCTGAATCCACTAATCTACAGCATGAGAAACAGTGAGATGAAAAGAGCTTTGATAAAAATATGGCAAAGAAAACTGGATTTACATACATTTTGA